A section of the Pan paniscus chromosome 11, NHGRI_mPanPan1-v2.0_pri, whole genome shotgun sequence genome encodes:
- the LOC100985465 gene encoding putative uncharacterized protein encoded by LINC02913 encodes MAYVALSDKPHLWGEVGEEACSSLNPPLFSPRPLPRLWPLPGTPFLPIRALPFSASSSGKSSLVPSPSSSAHSGFRTPCLGPDCLLCTQGCELHEGRNHMAVHSCVARAWPGAPQEVRHLNPLLCDPGSQVEPSWPWHPGLEQAAASWVGNHVSPAHRQALRGHSLGSAVRALMPGGHCPLCVPPKRGCSLRGGRGKHGPRPCCPLLRKFPVLPVHPWPFPCAVWDSGWSCR; translated from the coding sequence ATGGCGTATGTGGCCTTGAGCGATAAACCTCACCTGTGGGGGGAGGTGGGCGAGGAAGCCTGCAGCTCCTTGAACCCACCACTTTTCTCTCCCAGGCCCTTGCCCAGGCTGTGGCCTCTGCCTGGAACCCCTTTTCTTCCCATCCGAGCCCTTCCCTTCAGTGCCTCTTCCTCTGGGAAGTCCTCTCTGGTGCCCAGCCCGTCCTCTTCTGCCCACTCTGGGTTTCGCACCCCATGCTTAGGCCCTGATTGCCTGCTTTGCACACAGGgctgtgagctccatgagggcaggaaccacATGGCTGTTCACAGCTGTGTTGCCAGGGCCTGGCCTGGAGCCCCTCAGGAAGTGAGACATCTGAATCCTCTGCTCTGTGACCCTGGCAGCCAGGTAGAGCCATCTTGGCCATGGCACCCAGGCTTGGAGCAAGCAGCAGCCTCATGGGTGGGGAACCACGTTTCCCCAGCACATCGGCAGGCCCTAAGGGGACATTCGCTTGGCTCTGCCGTCAGAGCACTGATGCCCGGGGGACACTGCCCTTTGTGTGTCCCACCTAAGAGAGGATGCAGCCTTAGAGGGGGCAGGGGTAAACATGGTCCCAGGCCCTGTTGTCCCCTCCTAAGAAAGTTCCCAGTTCTGCCTGTCCATCCCTGGCCTTTTCCCTGTGCTGTCTGGGACAGTGGGTGGAGCTGCCGCTGA